The sequence CGTCGATTGACGCTCCCTGATGCTGGTCGTGATAATGTTTTCGAAATGAGGAATTGAGATGGGAAGAACGGAACAGAATCCAGTGGCAATGGATCTGCACCTGCCACGCTACGCCGACCTGCCCAGACTGGGGCTTTACCTTGAGCAGGCGGTTGAGTATGTCAACGGGTGCCTGGTGGCCCTGGGCGACGTGCGGCTGACCAGCGCAATGGCCAGTAGTTACGTCAAGCATCACCTGCTTGGTCATCCCCAAAAGCGGCAGTACGGGCGCGACCACCTGGCCCGCCTGATCTTTATTGCAGCAGCCAAGAACGTCCTGCCCCTGGCCTCGCTGCGGGTGGCCGTGGAGATCCAGCAGGGGAGCCGGGACAGCTTTGCCAGTGCCTACGACAGTTTTTGCACTGAGCTGGAGAACGCCACCCGCTTGGCCACGGGACAGCAAGGCTCAGGTGAGGTGGTTGACGCCGAAACGGACCAGCAGCAAATGCTCCACAACCTGGCCCTGGCGATTGCCTACCGGTCCGTGGTAGACCGCTATTTCCACGCCATCAGTGCCGATCTTTAAGGAGGAGTTGCAATGGCTTATATCAAGGAAGTTCGTCAGCTGGTCGGACACCGGCCACTGATTTTGACGAGTGCATCTGGCGCCCTGGTCAACGATGCTGGGGAGGCCCTGCTTCAGGAGCGGGCTGACACCGGTGACTGGAGTTTCCCGGGTGGCTACATGGAATTTGGCGAGAGCTTCACCCAGACCCTTGTTCGCGAGTTTAAGGAGGATGCTGGGCTTGACGTTGCCCCGGTGCGGCTGATCGGGATGTTTGACCACGACTTTTACACTTACCCGAATGGGGACCGGGTGCAGCCGGTCAACGCCTTTTACCTGGTTCGGCAGGTGAATAGTGCGACTGCTATGCCGAAGCCCAGCGAGACGGTGCGTCTGGAGTACTTTGCTCTGGATCAACCGGCACCCCGCTTCTTTAACCAGCAGCACGCCGAACAGTGGGCGGCACTGCGGAAAATGGTTAGGCAGGGCGAAGATTGAACAAAGTCCTGCACGAGCGAAACGATTCATGCTAAAATGATTAATAGCGATTGGTTCACGCACGGAACTGATTGGTGCAAAATGTGAACAAACAGGAGGAATCATTTATGGATAAAGAATTAGTCTTCGGACACCAGAAGCCAGATACCGATGCCATCACGGCGGCAATGGCCTTCTCATACTTCCAAAACCAACTGGGTTATGAAACGGAAGCGGTCGCACTTGGCGAACCAAACGACGAAACCAAGTACGCTTTAAACAAGTTTGGCATGGAGGCCCCACGGGTAGTGACGACCGTTGCCAACGAGGTCGACAAGGTCATGCTGGTTGACCACAACGAACCGCAACAGAGCGTTAGTGACATCGACAAGGTTACCGTTACCCACCTGGTTGACCACCACCGGCTGGCAAACTTTAACACTGCTCAGCCACTGTGGGCAACCCTGCGCCCATACGGCTGTGTCAGCACGATCCTGACCGAAATGTTCCAGCAAAAGAACATCAACATTCCTGCTAACCTGGCTGGGATGATGCTCTCCGCCATCATTTCTGACACGCTGCTGCTCAACTCACCAACGACGACCGACCACGACCGTGAAGCTGTTAAGTACCTTGCCAAGGTTGCCGGCGTTGACGACTACGAGAAATACGGGGTTGAAATGCTGAAGGCTGGTGCCAACGTTGATGCCAAGTCCGACGCCGACATCGTTGATGGTGATGCCAAGACCTTCGAACTGGGTGGCACCAAGATGCGGATTGGTCAGGTTAACGCCGTTGAACTGGACGACGTCTTCAAGCGTCAGGCAGACCTGGAAAACAAGATGCACGAACTGATGGACCAAAACGGCTACCAGCTCTTTATCCTGATTGCGACGAACATCTTAAACAGCGATTCCGAACTGCTGGTTGTCGGTGACCAAACCGACAAGGTTGAAGAAGCGTTCGGTCACCAGCTGGGCGACAACAACCGGATGAACCTGCCAGGGGTTGTTTCCCGGAAGAAGCAGGTTGTTCCACCATTGACCAAGGCCTTTGAAGGCTAAATTCAACCATCTAACGGCAACGCCAGACAGATGACGCTGCCGTTTTATTTTTTAAAAATTTGGTGACCAGTCGGCACAAGTGTGTCATACTTAAATTGAAACTGGAATAATTGATTACCGAGCAGAGTATGTACTCGAGGAGGAAAAATATGCGCAAGCCTTTTATCGTTGCCAACTGGAAGATGCACAAGACGGTTGACGAATCGGTCAAGTTTGTCAAAGCAATCCGGGACCAGCTGCCGGATCCGCAGGAGGTCGAAGTCGGGATCGCGGCCCAGGCCTTTTCGCTGTATCCAATGGCCCAGGTGGTAGGCAAGTCCGGGCTGCAGATCATTGCCCAGAATGCGGCGGCCGAATATTCGGGACCGTACACCGGTGAGATCAGTCTTCGGGGCCTGCACGATCTCGGCTCCCGCTACGCCATGCTGGGTCACATCGAGCGGCGGCGGCTCTTCGGCGAAAACAACGCGGCCGTCAGTCAGAAGGTCAAGGCGGCCCTGCAAATCGGGGTCACCCCAATCATCTGTACTGACGAGACGATGGTCCAAAAGGAAGTCAACGGTGAGATTCACTACGTCTTCCAGCAGCTGATGAGCGTGCTGCACGGCGTCTCCCTGGATCAGATCAGGCGGGTCGTTATTTCCTACGAACCGAGCTGGGCGGTCGGGGTCGGTCAGCACGCCAACGCTGCCCTGGCCGAAGAAGGCTGCCGGATGATTCGGCGGACGATCGCGGACAACTATACCTACGAGATTGCCGACAAGATTCGGATCCTCTATGGGGGAAGCGTTAACCCGGACAACATCAAGGAGATCATGGCCAAGCCGGACATCGACGGGGCTCTGATTGGTCGGGCCAGTCTGGACGTCGATAATTTCCTCAAGATGGTCAATTATGCCAAAAATGAGGAGGCGCAGCTTGCAAAGCAGGCGCCTGCAAAGAAGAAATAGGGTGAAAGAATGCAACTGAAGAAAGCAGGAATGGCCGATCTCGAGTCGGTCTTGACAATTCTGCGTGACGGCCGGGATCAGCTGGCCGAACGCGGGGTCGACCAGTGGCAGGGGGACTACCCAAATGCCACTCATATCAAGCAGGACATTGAGGCCGGTAACGCCTACCTGATCCAATCCGACGATGATCAGACGGTCGGGACGGTGGCAATCGTGGGCGCCCCGGACCCGGTCTACGACGACCTAAATGGTCACTGGCTGACCCAGACGGATAAGTACGTGGTGATTCACCGGGTGGCCATTCATTCCGACCATGCCGGCAAGGGCTATGCCTCGGCGCTCTTTGTCCACCTGCTGGACTACCTGGCCGAGCAAACGGACATTCAATCGGTCCGGGCCAGCACCAACCAAAACAACCAGGTCATGCAGCACCTGCTGACCAAGCACGGTTTTACCAAGGTGGGGACGCTCAAGGGGGCTTACCGCCCGCAGGAGCTGTCCTACGTTTATGAGCGGCTTGTAAAGGAATAAGAAATGCGGATCGCAGTCTGATGAGGGGCTGCGATTCTTTTTATTAGCTTGGTTGAATGTGCTTATTTACTTTAACAAAATCCAAAACAAAAAAAGCACGCAAAAAATGCATGCTTTTAAGTTTACGAAAGGGCACGCTCACAAATTAGCGCACGCTATTTACCCATCGGATGAGGTGTGACATATAAAGTCTTCTGCCCGCGGAAAGTCACGAAACCAGGTTTGGC comes from Limosilactobacillus sp. and encodes:
- a CDS encoding DUF1836 domain-containing protein, which gives rise to MGRTEQNPVAMDLHLPRYADLPRLGLYLEQAVEYVNGCLVALGDVRLTSAMASSYVKHHLLGHPQKRQYGRDHLARLIFIAAAKNVLPLASLRVAVEIQQGSRDSFASAYDSFCTELENATRLATGQQGSGEVVDAETDQQQMLHNLALAIAYRSVVDRYFHAISADL
- a CDS encoding NUDIX hydrolase; translated protein: MAYIKEVRQLVGHRPLILTSASGALVNDAGEALLQERADTGDWSFPGGYMEFGESFTQTLVREFKEDAGLDVAPVRLIGMFDHDFYTYPNGDRVQPVNAFYLVRQVNSATAMPKPSETVRLEYFALDQPAPRFFNQQHAEQWAALRKMVRQGED
- the tpiA gene encoding triose-phosphate isomerase, with amino-acid sequence MRKPFIVANWKMHKTVDESVKFVKAIRDQLPDPQEVEVGIAAQAFSLYPMAQVVGKSGLQIIAQNAAAEYSGPYTGEISLRGLHDLGSRYAMLGHIERRRLFGENNAAVSQKVKAALQIGVTPIICTDETMVQKEVNGEIHYVFQQLMSVLHGVSLDQIRRVVISYEPSWAVGVGQHANAALAEEGCRMIRRTIADNYTYEIADKIRILYGGSVNPDNIKEIMAKPDIDGALIGRASLDVDNFLKMVNYAKNEEAQLAKQAPAKKK
- a CDS encoding GNAT family N-acetyltransferase; its protein translation is MQLKKAGMADLESVLTILRDGRDQLAERGVDQWQGDYPNATHIKQDIEAGNAYLIQSDDDQTVGTVAIVGAPDPVYDDLNGHWLTQTDKYVVIHRVAIHSDHAGKGYASALFVHLLDYLAEQTDIQSVRASTNQNNQVMQHLLTKHGFTKVGTLKGAYRPQELSYVYERLVKE
- a CDS encoding manganese-dependent inorganic pyrophosphatase → MDKELVFGHQKPDTDAITAAMAFSYFQNQLGYETEAVALGEPNDETKYALNKFGMEAPRVVTTVANEVDKVMLVDHNEPQQSVSDIDKVTVTHLVDHHRLANFNTAQPLWATLRPYGCVSTILTEMFQQKNINIPANLAGMMLSAIISDTLLLNSPTTTDHDREAVKYLAKVAGVDDYEKYGVEMLKAGANVDAKSDADIVDGDAKTFELGGTKMRIGQVNAVELDDVFKRQADLENKMHELMDQNGYQLFILIATNILNSDSELLVVGDQTDKVEEAFGHQLGDNNRMNLPGVVSRKKQVVPPLTKAFEG